The following coding sequences lie in one Alloacidobacterium dinghuense genomic window:
- a CDS encoding SPOR domain-containing protein, with protein MRRPIEREHEEVDSEITLSATTLLGIFFGLVLICGVFFGFGYSTGRRGNETPASTAPVAPDQNSAPAASHTPKPSAMQSLQAANSNSGAQDPNAITESLDEDSTPDNTPSQSSASEAKQTAVQAAGSRPAAPPPTVKPASLSTPVSMPVTGGSVMVQIAAVTRPEDANALASALRQHGYNVVVRNESQDSLLHVQVGPFASRDQAREMRSKLLADGYNAILKP; from the coding sequence ATGAGACGCCCCATCGAACGCGAGCACGAAGAAGTCGATTCAGAGATTACCCTCAGCGCGACAACGCTGCTGGGCATCTTTTTCGGCCTGGTGCTGATCTGCGGCGTCTTCTTTGGTTTCGGATACTCCACCGGCCGTCGCGGCAACGAGACTCCAGCCTCGACAGCGCCAGTCGCACCCGATCAGAACTCCGCCCCGGCAGCGTCGCACACGCCCAAGCCATCTGCAATGCAGAGCCTGCAGGCAGCGAACAGCAACAGCGGCGCGCAGGATCCCAATGCCATCACTGAATCCCTCGATGAGGACTCAACGCCAGACAACACCCCGAGCCAGTCATCTGCTTCCGAGGCAAAGCAGACTGCGGTTCAGGCTGCTGGATCGAGACCAGCAGCCCCACCACCGACCGTCAAGCCAGCCTCGTTGAGCACTCCTGTCTCCATGCCGGTCACCGGCGGATCGGTAATGGTGCAAATTGCGGCGGTAACACGTCCGGAAGACGCAAATGCATTGGCTTCAGCCTTGCGCCAGCACGGATACAACGTAGTCGTGCGGAATGAATCACAGGACAGTCTCCTGCATGTTCAGGTAGGTCCCTTCGCCTCCCGCGACCAGGCCAGGGAGATGCGTTCCAAACTCCTCGCCGACGGGTACAACGCCATCCTCAAACCTTAA
- a CDS encoding lysophospholipid acyltransferase family protein, whose product MLSTIAIVLFYLIMGFPAAVIGLPWTLLSRDISFLYRWAMWIANAGLKVGGIRIDVSGREELDSALSYIFMSNHVSNLDPPVLLPLLPGRTSVFLKRSLMKIPLLGYAMRLGDFVPVDRDGRVESAKQSVERARQVMTSGLHITSFVEGTRSRDGRLLPFKKGPFYLAMESGSPVVPISIWGTENMMKKGSMRITPGTAHVVFHTPLWPRDYPTREELLAAVRQSIASSLPEWMRGESAVLKN is encoded by the coding sequence ATGCTGTCGACGATTGCGATTGTTTTGTTCTATCTGATTATGGGTTTTCCGGCGGCCGTGATTGGTTTGCCGTGGACGCTGCTGAGCCGCGATATTTCCTTTCTGTATCGCTGGGCTATGTGGATTGCGAATGCGGGTTTGAAGGTCGGCGGGATTCGCATCGACGTCAGCGGGCGTGAAGAGCTTGATTCAGCGCTGAGCTATATTTTCATGTCGAATCACGTTTCGAACCTTGATCCTCCGGTGCTGCTGCCGCTGCTTCCGGGCCGTACGTCTGTTTTTTTGAAGCGGTCGCTGATGAAAATTCCTTTGCTGGGGTATGCGATGCGGCTGGGGGATTTTGTTCCAGTGGACCGCGATGGGCGCGTGGAGAGCGCTAAGCAGAGCGTCGAACGCGCGAGGCAGGTGATGACTTCCGGCCTGCATATCACCTCGTTTGTGGAGGGCACGCGGTCACGCGATGGACGGCTGCTGCCATTCAAGAAAGGCCCGTTTTATCTGGCGATGGAATCGGGTAGCCCGGTGGTGCCCATCTCAATCTGGGGCACGGAAAACATGATGAAGAAGGGCAGCATGCGAATCACGCCCGGGACCGCACATGTTGTTTTTCATACACCGCTGTGGCCTCGCGATTATCCGACGCGTGAAGAACTGCTTGCTGCGGTGCGGCAGTCGATTGCTTCGAGCTTGCCGGAGTGGATGCGCGGGGAAAGCGCTGTTCTAAAGAACTGA
- the mpl gene encoding UDP-N-acetylmuramate:L-alanyl-gamma-D-glutamyl-meso-diaminopimelate ligase, whose protein sequence is MQKKHIHLIGICGTAMASLAGLLQLKGHRVTGSDQAAYPPMSNLLRALNIHVAEPFSEENLKPHPDLVIVGNAMSRGNLELEYVLDQRIPFTSLAELIHSEFLAGRESLVVAGTHGKTTTTSMLAWIYEVASRTKPELAPSFLIGGVAENFGTSFHLRETRPFILEGDEYDTAFFDKGPKFMHYFPDALILTHVEFDHADIYRDLDQVKTAFKRLVNLVPRRGRVVAYDGAPIVSECVSKAFCNVERYGFGSDSEWRVSDLRFRDGRSSWKVFREGSIWAELELPMAGEHNALNATAAAALASGQGIETAAIQEALASFESVKRRLEVRAVVDGVTIIDDFAHHPTAIRETLKALRGAYPEARLWAVLEPRSNTLRRNVFERELIESLSLADRVVLAGVFKQESIPEGERLHPESVVKGLNLQGKSAALFANADAIVAAIAPELRAGDVVAILSNGGFDDIYEKLPQRLEQRALVRS, encoded by the coding sequence ATGCAGAAGAAACATATTCACTTGATTGGGATCTGCGGGACGGCGATGGCGTCTCTGGCTGGATTGTTGCAGTTGAAGGGGCATCGTGTGACGGGCTCGGATCAGGCGGCGTATCCGCCGATGTCCAATCTGTTGCGTGCCTTGAATATTCATGTTGCCGAGCCTTTTTCGGAGGAGAATCTCAAGCCGCATCCCGATCTGGTGATTGTAGGCAATGCCATGTCGCGCGGGAACTTGGAACTCGAATATGTGTTGGATCAGCGCATCCCGTTTACTTCGCTTGCCGAGCTGATTCATTCGGAGTTTCTCGCGGGCCGCGAATCGCTGGTCGTTGCCGGGACGCATGGGAAGACGACCACGACCAGCATGCTGGCGTGGATTTATGAAGTTGCGTCGCGCACGAAGCCAGAACTTGCGCCGTCGTTTCTGATTGGCGGAGTGGCGGAGAATTTTGGGACCAGCTTTCATCTGCGCGAGACGAGGCCATTCATTCTGGAAGGGGATGAGTATGACACGGCCTTCTTTGATAAGGGTCCGAAATTCATGCACTACTTTCCGGACGCGCTCATCCTGACGCATGTGGAGTTCGATCACGCAGATATTTATCGCGATCTCGATCAGGTGAAGACTGCGTTCAAGAGGCTGGTGAATCTGGTTCCGCGGCGTGGGCGTGTGGTTGCTTACGATGGCGCGCCAATTGTTTCTGAATGCGTGAGTAAGGCATTTTGTAACGTTGAGCGTTACGGATTTGGCTCTGACTCCGAGTGGCGCGTTTCTGACCTGCGATTTAGAGATGGACGTAGTTCGTGGAAGGTTTTTCGCGAGGGTTCGATTTGGGCTGAACTGGAACTCCCGATGGCGGGCGAGCACAATGCCTTGAACGCGACGGCAGCGGCGGCGTTGGCGTCCGGACAGGGGATTGAGACGGCGGCGATTCAGGAGGCGCTGGCTTCGTTTGAAAGCGTGAAGCGCAGGCTTGAAGTCAGAGCCGTGGTCGATGGGGTGACCATCATTGACGACTTTGCGCATCACCCCACTGCGATTCGGGAGACCTTGAAGGCATTGCGTGGAGCGTATCCTGAGGCACGTCTGTGGGCGGTATTGGAGCCGCGCTCGAATACGCTGCGCCGGAATGTCTTTGAGCGGGAGTTGATTGAGAGTCTCTCACTTGCGGATCGCGTTGTGCTGGCGGGTGTCTTTAAGCAGGAGAGCATTCCGGAAGGTGAGCGGCTGCACCCGGAGAGCGTTGTAAAGGGCTTGAACTTGCAAGGCAAATCTGCAGCGCTTTTTGCGAATGCAGACGCGATTGTCGCCGCCATTGCGCCGGAACTGCGCGCGGGAGATGTGGTTGCGATTCTTTCCAACGGCGGTTTTGATGATATCTATGAGAAGTTGCCGCAACGGCTGGAGCAGAGGGCGCTGGTGCGCTCGTAA
- a CDS encoding S66 peptidase family protein — protein sequence MLKPPAVAPDARVAVIAPASSSKPERLARGIEALRARGYDAEFGKHAQGRQAPYFSGTAEQRLADLHAGFADPEMQAIFCTRGGYGSNYLLEDIDLNLIQENPKPLFGYSDMTAVQTWLLDEIGLVSFHGPMVAADFAVDDGVHDVSFDAALDGDAVVAGAAEGLKVLRPGRAQGVMYGGCLSILTATLGTRFAPQTEGKLLFLEDVGTKPYQIDRMLRQMVLGGKFDGVTGFVFGEMLECTSPGTGPELLEQVILRVLDWFDGPIAIGLRSGHVSRSNVTLPFGIEAELILEDEPVLQYLEPAVQVD from the coding sequence ATGCTGAAACCGCCTGCGGTTGCGCCGGATGCGCGGGTTGCGGTAATTGCTCCAGCTAGTTCCTCAAAGCCGGAGAGACTTGCTCGTGGCATTGAGGCTTTGCGCGCGCGTGGGTATGACGCAGAGTTTGGTAAGCATGCACAGGGTCGGCAGGCGCCATATTTTTCAGGAACCGCGGAGCAGCGGCTTGCGGATTTGCATGCCGGGTTTGCGGACCCGGAAATGCAGGCGATATTTTGTACCCGTGGTGGTTACGGATCGAATTACTTGCTTGAGGATATCGATCTTAATCTGATTCAGGAGAATCCGAAACCACTTTTCGGATATAGCGATATGACTGCCGTGCAGACCTGGCTGCTGGATGAGATTGGGCTGGTTTCGTTTCACGGGCCGATGGTTGCTGCTGATTTTGCTGTCGATGATGGCGTGCATGATGTGAGCTTCGATGCTGCGCTCGATGGCGATGCTGTTGTAGCTGGCGCTGCGGAGGGGTTGAAGGTTCTGAGGCCGGGGCGCGCGCAGGGAGTGATGTATGGCGGCTGCCTGAGTATTCTGACTGCAACTCTCGGGACGAGGTTTGCACCGCAGACGGAAGGCAAGCTGCTGTTTTTGGAAGATGTGGGTACGAAGCCGTACCAGATCGACAGAATGCTGCGGCAGATGGTGCTGGGCGGGAAATTTGATGGTGTGACTGGATTTGTCTTTGGCGAAATGCTGGAATGCACATCGCCCGGGACGGGTCCAGAATTGTTGGAGCAGGTGATTCTGCGTGTGCTGGACTGGTTTGATGGGCCGATTGCGATCGGGCTGCGGTCAGGGCATGTGTCGCGCAGCAATGTGACGCTGCCGTTTGGGATTGAGGCGGAATTGATTTTGGAAGATGAGCCGGTGTTGCAGTATCTGGAGCCGGCGGTGCAGGTTGATTGA
- the dapF gene encoding diaminopimelate epimerase has product MIRFVKGHACGNDFLIVDAVEVSAERQRDCAVKLCARNTGIGADGVEYLQWTGERSGRIRLFNADGSVAEISGNGTRCVAAWMAHERKLGAGDSVSLETDAGPRECTVVKAGGDRFQIASLMGVPGIVPRTVKLSDEEIDGISVSVGNPHFVLFAEDVNFKVRGRSWQEVGREICFHPDFPEQTNVEFVRVISTDEIEIRIFERGVGPTTSSGTGTCATAVAAMVHRGGASRLQVRAPGGTQQVEWLGGESEILLTGPAEIISSGEAFGC; this is encoded by the coding sequence TTGATTCGGTTTGTGAAAGGCCACGCGTGTGGGAATGATTTTCTGATCGTGGATGCGGTGGAAGTAAGTGCAGAGCGGCAACGCGACTGCGCGGTGAAGTTGTGTGCCCGCAATACTGGAATCGGCGCAGATGGTGTTGAGTATCTGCAGTGGACTGGAGAGCGTTCGGGCCGGATTCGGCTCTTTAACGCGGATGGTTCGGTTGCCGAGATTTCCGGCAATGGTACGCGCTGCGTGGCTGCGTGGATGGCTCACGAACGAAAGCTCGGCGCGGGTGATAGCGTCTCGCTCGAGACGGATGCGGGTCCGCGTGAGTGCACCGTTGTGAAGGCGGGGGGCGACCGTTTTCAGATCGCCTCGCTGATGGGCGTGCCGGGGATTGTGCCACGCACGGTGAAGCTGAGCGATGAAGAGATTGACGGCATTTCTGTTTCAGTCGGTAATCCGCACTTCGTTCTTTTTGCCGAGGATGTAAATTTCAAGGTTCGAGGCCGAAGCTGGCAGGAGGTTGGCCGCGAGATTTGTTTCCATCCAGATTTTCCTGAACAGACAAATGTCGAATTTGTGCGGGTAATCAGCACAGATGAGATTGAGATTCGAATATTTGAGCGAGGTGTTGGGCCGACAACCTCTTCTGGAACGGGAACATGCGCAACGGCTGTTGCAGCGATGGTTCATCGCGGTGGTGCTTCGCGTCTGCAGGTGCGCGCTCCTGGGGGAACCCAGCAGGTTGAATGGCTCGGAGGCGAGAGCGAAATTCTATTGACGGGGCCTGCGGAGATTATTTCCTCGGGTGAGGCTTTCGGATGCTGA
- a CDS encoding MgtC/SapB family protein, producing the protein MAHLLLALEEPGHMLTFNGLEEAVLTGGAIGRLLLAAFLGGVIGIDREYHHKPSGVRTNLLICFGASLFTFLSSVVAGAGSANKGQIASNIVQGIGFLGAGLIIRNRDRVSGLTSAATVWAVASVGMACGAGLYFPAVFSAALILIALEGVGFLEKHANLKLYSVIYEVRGADADKISLSILNAMDREKRRLVVLDQQSIGELNRLSFSVAASRRGHDKLLATLNAAPAIDEVLTFHDPEDD; encoded by the coding sequence ATGGCACACCTCCTTTTGGCGCTCGAAGAACCCGGCCACATGTTGACCTTCAATGGTCTGGAAGAAGCGGTTCTTACCGGTGGCGCGATTGGTCGTTTGCTGTTAGCGGCCTTTCTCGGGGGTGTGATTGGCATCGACCGCGAGTATCACCATAAGCCATCAGGTGTGCGAACGAACCTGCTGATTTGTTTTGGTGCGTCACTATTTACATTTCTCTCGTCCGTGGTGGCGGGCGCGGGGAGCGCCAATAAGGGACAGATCGCTTCCAACATTGTGCAGGGCATCGGATTTCTGGGGGCCGGACTCATCATTCGCAATCGTGACCGTGTGAGCGGCCTGACGAGCGCGGCGACTGTCTGGGCGGTGGCGTCGGTTGGGATGGCTTGCGGCGCGGGCCTGTACTTTCCCGCGGTGTTTTCTGCCGCGCTCATACTGATCGCGCTTGAGGGCGTGGGTTTTCTTGAGAAGCATGCAAACCTCAAACTGTATTCTGTGATCTACGAGGTGCGCGGCGCCGACGCCGACAAGATCTCTCTCTCAATTCTGAATGCGATGGATCGCGAAAAACGCAGGCTTGTTGTGTTGGACCAGCAGAGCATTGGAGAATTGAATCGGCTGTCATTTTCCGTAGCTGCTTCACGCAGGGGTCATGACAAACTGCTGGCAACTTTAAACGCGGCACCCGCCATTGATGAAGTGTTGACATTCCACGATCCGGAGGACGATTGA
- a CDS encoding glycosyltransferase family 39 protein: MTESKAVQEADHLSLRQEAWLVGSIAMGLSLMALRYCMQGGMLLLYGDAVAHLHIARRIFDSLNPGFRQLGSVWLPLPHLLLLPFVQKMEWWQTGLAGAWPSMACYVLGCAGIYRLARLWLPSSTAGIAGLFYALNPGLLYMQTTAMTEPLFLAEMIWSALLIAEHGRAMKAGDQKRASRQLVAAGLVLVAAMFTRYDGWIYAAFAWLVVAWGVRRHLRERVGGAFILFTGLLLAAPALWLLYNAKQFGDPLDFLRGPYSAKAIDARTSMPGAPHYPGWHSMRVASLYFLKAAEMGAVPLRWGNLLLWLSLAGTAIAAWRWRLRGIAAALLLGIPLPFYAYSIAYGSVPIFIPLWWPHSWYNVRYGMEMLPVFALFLAIFVHEVAAFTARRRPRSYAWVVIAVAVLVMANSVVLLRGRPLVLQEAVANSRTRIPYEKALANALATMPEQGMILMYTSEHPGALQRAGIPLKRTINEGDYYQWPPALEHPAQSAAIVVATEGDAVARAVEAHPEGLTLVNVVCSTGQPCARIYLAK, encoded by the coding sequence TTGACTGAGTCCAAAGCTGTACAGGAAGCCGATCATCTCTCGCTTCGGCAGGAGGCGTGGTTGGTAGGCTCGATCGCCATGGGGCTATCGCTCATGGCTCTAAGGTACTGCATGCAGGGCGGCATGCTGCTGCTGTATGGCGACGCTGTCGCTCATCTGCATATTGCGCGTCGTATCTTCGATTCACTGAATCCCGGTTTCCGGCAGCTAGGCTCGGTCTGGCTGCCGCTGCCGCACCTGTTGCTGTTGCCCTTTGTGCAGAAGATGGAATGGTGGCAGACAGGGCTGGCGGGGGCGTGGCCCTCGATGGCGTGCTACGTTCTCGGCTGTGCCGGTATCTATAGGCTGGCGAGACTGTGGCTACCTAGTTCGACTGCAGGGATTGCGGGCTTGTTCTATGCGCTGAACCCGGGGCTGCTCTACATGCAGACTACGGCGATGACGGAGCCGCTCTTTCTCGCTGAAATGATCTGGAGCGCGCTGCTGATCGCTGAGCATGGTCGTGCGATGAAAGCCGGCGACCAGAAGCGGGCGTCGCGACAGCTGGTTGCAGCAGGGCTCGTGCTGGTGGCAGCGATGTTCACGCGTTACGACGGGTGGATCTATGCGGCGTTTGCGTGGCTGGTGGTGGCGTGGGGAGTGCGGCGGCATCTACGTGAGCGCGTGGGCGGGGCCTTTATTTTGTTTACCGGGCTGCTGCTGGCCGCTCCGGCGTTATGGCTTTTGTATAACGCGAAACAGTTTGGCGATCCGCTGGATTTTCTGCGCGGACCCTATTCAGCAAAGGCGATTGATGCGCGTACTTCAATGCCGGGAGCGCCGCACTATCCCGGCTGGCACAGCATGCGCGTAGCCTCGTTGTATTTTCTGAAGGCTGCCGAAATGGGTGCCGTCCCGTTGCGCTGGGGCAATCTCTTGCTGTGGCTGTCGCTCGCGGGCACCGCAATCGCGGCATGGAGATGGCGGTTACGGGGAATTGCTGCTGCGCTGCTCCTGGGGATACCGCTGCCGTTTTATGCGTATTCGATTGCTTATGGCTCGGTGCCGATTTTCATTCCGTTGTGGTGGCCGCACTCCTGGTACAACGTGCGCTACGGAATGGAAATGCTTCCGGTATTCGCGCTGTTTCTGGCAATTTTTGTGCATGAAGTCGCCGCGTTCACGGCCAGGCGCCGGCCGCGATCCTATGCCTGGGTTGTCATTGCGGTTGCGGTTCTCGTGATGGCGAACAGCGTTGTGTTGCTGCGTGGGCGTCCGCTGGTGTTGCAGGAAGCGGTGGCCAATTCGCGGACGCGGATACCGTATGAGAAAGCACTGGCAAACGCGTTGGCGACGATGCCGGAGCAAGGGATGATCCTGATGTACACGTCGGAGCATCCGGGAGCGCTGCAGCGCGCGGGGATTCCGCTGAAGCGGACGATCAACGAAGGAGATTACTATCAATGGCCGCCGGCGCTGGAGCATCCGGCGCAGTCCGCGGCGATTGTTGTGGCTACCGAGGGCGACGCAGTGGCGCGCGCGGTAGAAGCGCATCCGGAGGGACTGACGCTGGTTAACGTAGTGTGTTCCACGGGTCAACCGTGCGCGCGCATCTATCTTGCGAAGTGA
- a CDS encoding PfkB family carbohydrate kinase codes for MAILVVGSVAFDSIETPSGHAERCLGGAATYFSLAASYFTDVRVIAVVGEDFTAAEEDVLKRRGVDTRGIEHVAGKSFFWRGSYLKNLNEAQTHETHLNVFETFSPSVPAEYADSEFLFLANIDPMLQANVRKQMPRVRMVCGDTMNYWINDHRENLEKVLTGLDGLLINDGEAKLLAKDANLVRAAEKILASGPKSLIVKHGEYGATAFFGDKLFPGETNHVALPFRAPALPLSEVVDPTGAGDSFAGGFFGYLASHQEITPATFKRAMFYGGVMGSFAVERFGTERLQALTREEIDRRFALFRELSHLD; via the coding sequence ATGGCGATTCTTGTAGTGGGAAGTGTTGCATTTGACAGCATTGAAACTCCTTCAGGCCATGCTGAGCGCTGTCTGGGCGGTGCGGCCACGTATTTTTCATTGGCCGCGAGCTACTTTACCGATGTGCGTGTGATTGCGGTGGTTGGCGAGGACTTTACTGCCGCCGAAGAAGATGTGTTGAAGCGGCGCGGCGTGGATACGCGCGGGATTGAGCACGTCGCGGGCAAAAGCTTCTTCTGGCGCGGGTCGTACTTGAAGAACCTGAACGAGGCACAGACGCACGAAACGCATCTGAATGTATTTGAGACATTTTCTCCAAGTGTTCCGGCAGAGTATGCCGACTCCGAGTTTCTTTTCCTGGCGAACATCGATCCTATGCTGCAGGCGAATGTTCGCAAGCAAATGCCGCGTGTGCGCATGGTGTGCGGCGACACGATGAATTATTGGATCAACGATCATCGGGAAAACCTGGAGAAAGTGTTGACGGGTCTCGACGGCTTGCTCATCAATGACGGTGAAGCGAAGCTGCTGGCAAAGGATGCGAACCTGGTACGTGCGGCGGAAAAGATTCTGGCGTCGGGGCCGAAGAGCCTTATCGTCAAGCACGGCGAATACGGCGCAACCGCATTTTTCGGCGATAAATTGTTTCCGGGCGAGACTAACCACGTGGCTCTTCCGTTCCGCGCGCCTGCATTGCCGCTGAGCGAAGTTGTCGATCCGACGGGAGCCGGTGATTCGTTCGCGGGCGGATTCTTCGGGTATCTCGCATCACACCAGGAAATTACTCCGGCTACGTTCAAGCGCGCTATGTTCTACGGCGGCGTGATGGGCTCCTTTGCCGTAGAGCGCTTCGGGACGGAGCGGTTGCAGGCATTAACGCGCGAAGAAATCGACCGGCGCTTTGCGCTCTTTCGCGAGTTGTCTCATCTTGACTGA
- the mtnP gene encoding S-methyl-5'-thioadenosine phosphorylase, producing the protein MQQAEIGIIGGSGLYSMPGLTNTREERVETPFGEPSDAFILGDLEGRKVVFLARHGRGHKLLPSELNFRANIYAMKKLGVERILSVSAVGSLKEEHKPTDFVVPNQFIDRTFHRESTFFGNGIVGHVAFGDPVCATVAKTIVDACAAADVVGKGGGTYVCMEGPQFSTRAESNLYRSWGADVIGMTNLQEAKLAREAEICYATMAMVTDYDCWREGHDDVSVEQIVAVLNQNAANAANVVRAAVAAMPKERTCACATALQYAILTNPAAIPAETRERLDLLVGKYLNK; encoded by the coding sequence TTGCAACAAGCAGAAATTGGAATCATCGGGGGCAGCGGGCTTTACTCCATGCCCGGTCTGACCAACACGCGCGAGGAGCGCGTTGAGACGCCGTTCGGCGAGCCAAGCGATGCTTTTATTCTTGGCGATCTGGAAGGGCGCAAGGTTGTTTTTCTGGCACGGCACGGGCGCGGTCACAAGCTGCTGCCCTCGGAGCTGAATTTTCGCGCAAACATCTACGCGATGAAGAAGCTGGGCGTGGAGCGGATTCTTTCAGTTTCTGCTGTTGGCTCGCTCAAGGAAGAGCATAAGCCGACGGACTTCGTTGTGCCTAATCAATTCATCGATCGCACGTTTCATCGGGAATCGACTTTTTTCGGGAACGGCATTGTTGGGCATGTAGCCTTTGGCGATCCGGTCTGCGCCACGGTGGCAAAGACAATCGTGGATGCGTGCGCGGCGGCGGATGTGGTGGGCAAAGGCGGCGGAACGTATGTCTGCATGGAAGGCCCGCAGTTCTCGACGAGAGCGGAGTCGAACCTGTATCGCAGCTGGGGCGCGGATGTGATTGGCATGACCAATCTGCAGGAAGCGAAGCTGGCTCGTGAGGCCGAGATTTGCTACGCAACGATGGCCATGGTGACTGACTACGATTGCTGGCGCGAAGGCCATGACGATGTGTCGGTTGAACAAATTGTGGCGGTGCTGAACCAGAATGCGGCGAACGCCGCCAACGTAGTACGAGCGGCAGTGGCTGCGATGCCCAAGGAGCGCACCTGCGCCTGTGCGACGGCGCTGCAGTATGCGATTCTTACCAATCCGGCTGCTATTCCGGCCGAGACGCGCGAGCGGCTCGATCTGCTGGTGGGCAAATATCTCAATAAATAA
- a CDS encoding YgfZ/GcvT domain-containing protein, producing MSEPLQIAETGLTPLAALFPAVELQMHLGRITPRVFAGIESGLASLIHSAAIYDLGYLTRVRITGDDSVRWLNGMVTNTVQSLPQGYGNYTLILNAQGRIQGDGYVFRATDHLLLETDRVQSSRLLPHLDHFIIMDDVELHELDAASTTLGLTGPQAPSILKALGLPVPHTLAFVPATLQGIAITIVSAYSVRIPRFELWLSAEHLAEVWRIFTEAGAAPAGFAALESLRILEGVPRYGVDMTDRYLPQETNQSRALNFNKGCYLGQEIVERIRSRATVHRTLRQFELHGAPPPLGTEIFAEGDDKPIGEITSAARYALPGLPRTFALGMIRVEALERKAVITYSGGRATPLDEPPVLP from the coding sequence ATGAGCGAACCGCTGCAAATCGCCGAGACGGGACTCACTCCGCTGGCCGCCCTGTTCCCGGCCGTTGAGCTTCAGATGCACCTCGGCCGGATTACGCCTCGCGTCTTTGCCGGCATTGAGTCTGGGCTGGCCTCGCTCATCCATTCTGCGGCAATCTACGATCTTGGTTACCTCACCCGCGTTCGCATCACTGGAGACGACAGCGTCCGCTGGCTAAACGGCATGGTCACCAATACGGTGCAATCGCTGCCCCAGGGCTACGGAAACTATACCCTCATTTTGAATGCACAGGGCCGCATCCAGGGTGATGGGTATGTCTTCCGCGCTACCGACCATCTTCTGCTTGAAACGGATCGAGTTCAATCGTCTCGCCTTCTGCCCCACCTCGACCATTTCATCATCATGGACGACGTGGAGCTACACGAGTTAGACGCAGCAAGCACGACTCTTGGTTTAACCGGCCCGCAGGCGCCGTCCATCCTGAAGGCCCTCGGCCTGCCCGTCCCTCATACACTTGCCTTCGTCCCGGCAACACTGCAAGGCATCGCAATTACCATCGTCAGCGCCTACAGTGTGCGCATCCCTCGATTCGAGCTCTGGCTGTCAGCCGAGCATCTCGCAGAAGTATGGCGCATCTTCACTGAAGCCGGAGCTGCCCCAGCCGGCTTTGCCGCGCTCGAATCGCTCCGAATCCTTGAAGGCGTACCCCGCTATGGCGTTGACATGACGGATCGCTACCTCCCGCAGGAAACCAACCAGAGCCGCGCCCTCAACTTCAACAAAGGCTGCTATCTCGGCCAGGAAATCGTTGAGCGTATCCGTTCGCGCGCCACCGTCCACCGCACCCTGCGCCAGTTTGAACTTCACGGCGCGCCGCCCCCGCTCGGAACGGAGATTTTTGCCGAAGGGGATGACAAACCTATCGGGGAAATCACGAGTGCCGCACGTTATGCGCTACCCGGCTTGCCACGGACCTTCGCACTGGGCATGATTCGCGTCGAAGCACTGGAACGTAAAGCTGTCATCACATATTCCGGAGGCCGTGCTACACCGCTCGATGAGCCTCCCGTATTACCCTGA
- a CDS encoding DUF1844 domain-containing protein, whose amino-acid sequence MEEKPPSFTVTDRRKFTLEGDPRDEAATPTEQESAERADTTARVINFPKPEEPKPAQEAAQEEEPTGPSAQESAEQHAAYEQSSREVDNLLRQSNAGAEAAQDTTFEHVIQSIYLSAIMAMGAGTEQGQQPRIDIVGARQSIDMLAILQDKTKGNLNEKEQRLLQNALFDLRMMFVEITNAIAKSAQQPPPKKK is encoded by the coding sequence ATGGAAGAGAAACCACCATCATTCACTGTCACCGACCGCCGCAAGTTCACACTCGAAGGCGATCCACGTGACGAAGCCGCAACCCCCACTGAACAGGAATCGGCGGAACGCGCCGACACAACTGCTCGCGTCATCAATTTCCCCAAGCCGGAAGAACCGAAACCCGCCCAAGAAGCGGCACAGGAAGAAGAGCCCACTGGCCCATCCGCGCAGGAATCCGCCGAGCAGCACGCGGCCTATGAGCAGTCCTCGCGCGAAGTCGACAATCTGCTCCGCCAGTCCAATGCCGGTGCGGAAGCCGCACAGGATACGACTTTCGAGCACGTCATCCAATCCATCTATCTCTCTGCCATTATGGCGATGGGTGCGGGTACAGAACAAGGGCAGCAGCCGCGCATCGATATCGTCGGCGCGCGTCAAAGCATTGACATGCTCGCCATCCTGCAGGACAAGACCAAAGGCAACCTGAACGAAAAGGAACAGCGGCTGTTACAAAATGCGCTCTTCGACCTGCGTATGATGTTCGTTGAAATCACCAACGCTATCGCAAAATCGGCGCAGCAGCCACCACCAAAGAAAAAGTGA